Proteins encoded in a region of the Takifugu flavidus isolate HTHZ2018 chromosome 8, ASM371156v2, whole genome shotgun sequence genome:
- the snai1b gene encoding snail family zinc finger 1b produces the protein MPRSFLVKKYFSNKKPCYRESHLESQSAFVPESLPRAELPAQNDSSPLTCYPNSKFFISSDPLPAPLSPINPVSPSSSPLDLSSSPSSSSEEEEDGGRSSDPPSPDIIQHIYHCLHCSNSYSSLSALSHHQLSHFPQTQHTSSLPTEVSARPAFHCKHCPKEYTSLGALKMHIRSHTLPCVCPTCGKAFSRPWLLRGHIRTHTGERPFACQLCNRAFADRSNLRAHLQTHSEVKKYQCGSCARTFSRMSLLHKHNASGCCPPS, from the exons ATGCCTCGGTCATTCCTCGTCAAGAAGTATTTTTCCAATAAAAAGCCGTGCTACAGAGAGAGCCACCTGGAGAGCCAAAGTG CTTTTGTCCCGGAAAGCCTTCCACGGGCCGAACTTCCAGCCCAGAATGACAGCTCCCCCCTGACCTGTTACCCCAACAGCAAATTTTTCATCAGCTCGGACCCCCTGCCCGCCCCCCTCTCGCCGATCAACCCCGTGTCCCCTTCGTCCTCCCCGCTGGACCTCAGCAGCTCTCCGTCCAGCAGcagcgaagaggaggaggacgggggaCGCTCCTCCGACCCCCCGAGCCCAGACATCATCCAGCACATCTACCATTGCCTGCACTGcagcaacagctacagcagcctCTCGGCGCTGTCCCACCACCAGCTCTCCCACTTCCCCCAGACGCAGCACACGTCCTCCCTGCCCACCGAAGTCTCAGCGCGGCCGGCCTTTCACTGCAAGCACTGCCCCAAGGAGTACACAAGCCTGGGGGCCCTGAAGATGCACATCCGGTCCCACACCCTCCCCTGCGTGTGTCCCACGTGCGGCAAAGCCTTCTCCAGGCCGTGGCTGCTCAGAGGACACattcgcacacacacag GTGAGCGTCCCTTTGCCTGTCAGCTCTGTAACCGGGCTTTCGCCGACCGCTCCAACCTGCGCGCCCACCTGCAGACCCACTCCGAGGTGAAGAAGTACCAGTGCGGTTCTTGTGCGCGGACCTTCAGCCGCATGTCGCTGCTGCACAAGCACAACGCCTCCGGCTGCTGCCCACCCTCGTAG